The genomic window CACGTCCAGGGCGTACACGTCGGCCTCGTGGCCGCGCGGCTGGCGCAGCAGCTCCCCGTCGGCGGCCCGGCGGACCCACACCCGACCGTGCTGCCCGACGGCGACCAGGGACCGGCCGTCCGGGGTGTGCGCCACCCGGTAGACCACCTCCGGCTCGCGGACCTGGAACGCCAGCGCCCCGGAGGCGACGTCCCAGCCGCGGACCACGCCGGCGCTGTCCACCACCACGAGCCGCCGGCCGTCCGGGCTGAACGAGGTACCCCAGATCGGCGCCGCATGGCCGGGCCACTCGTGCCGCAGTCGGGCACTCCGGGTGTCGTAGAGCCGGACCACGCCGGCCGCGTCGCCGACCACCAACCGGCCCCGCTCCCCGTCGGTGAGCAGCGGCCAGACCCAGCCGGCGAAGACGTCCTCGATGACGTGCCGCACGTCGCCGTGGTCGGCGTCCCACAGCCGTACGGTCAGGTCGGCGGCGCCGGTGATCAGCTGGTGCGACGCGGCGTCGAAGCGGACGGCGTAGACCCGCCCCCGGTGGCCCTGCAGGGTGCGCACCGGCAGGCCGGTGAGCGTGTCGCAGATCAGCACGCCACCGTCGTCGCTGCCGACGGCGAGCACCGCCCCGTCCGGGCTGTACGCCACCGGCACCGGCAGCCGGCCCACCTCGAAGCCGTAGGAGACGCCCACCGCCGGCGGGGCCAGCCCGGGCACCACCGGCCGGCCGGGCGCCACCACCGCGCCGCGCAGCTCCGGCGCGCGCAGCAGGGCCGCGTCGGCGGCCACGTCGATCAGCGCGGCCCGCCGCCAGCGGCTGCCGCCGACCCGCGCGCCGCGCAGGTCGGTCCGGAACAGCCGCGCCCCGGCCAGGTCGGCGTCGCGCAGGTCGGCGCCGGCCAGCCGGGCCTGGTCCAGGCGCGCCCCGCGCAGCCGGGAGTGCTCCAGCCGGGCGTCGGTGAGGTTGGTCGCGACGAGGCGGGTGGCGGTGAGGTCGGCGCCGGTCAGATCGGCCCGCGCCAGCTCCCGGTGGGACAGGTCCTCGCCGCGCAGCGAGGCGCCCCGCAGGTCGGCCCGGTCGGGCAGCCGCAGCCGGGCGCTGAGCCGCAGCGCATTGGCCCGGACCGTCTCCCCGGCGTCCTCGTCGCCGAGCACCCGGGCGGTCCACGCGGTGCAGCGGCGCGGGTCGGCCAGGTCGCCGAGGAACTCCACGGTCAGCGCCGACAGCGGGCGCACCGCCAGCGCGGCCGGATCCTCCCCCCGGTTGAACTGCGCGGCGATCCCCTCGGCGACCAGCCACTCCATCACCGAGGTGTGGATGAACCCGAACAGCCCGTCGTCGGTCCGCACCAGCAGGCTGCCCGCGCCCACCGCGTGCATCGCCTGCGGGCCGGACAGCCGCGACTCCGCCAGCCCGGCGAGCTGGCCGGCGGCCTCGGCCAGCTCGGCCAGTCGCAGGTACGACTCGCCGCTCTCCCAGAGCTGGAACGCCAGCCGGCCGACCGCGGCCCACAGCTCGGGGCGGCGCAGGGTCACCGGCGCGCCCGGCACCCCCTGGGTGCGCCGCTCCTCGAAGTCCAACCAGGACTCCAGGATCTCCCGGTAGAGCGCAGCCGCGCTGAACGTGCCGCCGGCCCCCGCCACGGCAGCCAGCCGACCCTCGTCGAGGTTGGCGATGAAGCCGAGCATCCGCGGGTTGCGGGAGAGGCCGAGCAGGTCCTTCACCCCGGCCAGGAGCTCCATCCGGGCCCGGGCGGCCCGCTCGTCCCCGTCGTAGCGGTGCCGCAGGAACGCCTCGATCTGGCCGGGGGTGAAGTCCTCGATGGCCAGCACCCGGCGGTGCGGCAGCAGCCCGACCCGCTCGCCGAGCGCGGTCAGCACCTGCGAGTTCGTCTTGAAGTGCTGGGTCCGGCTGCTGACCACGATCTTGGCGTTGCCCTCGGCCGCCTGGAGCAGCGTCTCCAGGTGGTCCGCCGCCCGGTCGTACGTCACCCGGGCCACCAGCTCGTCGAACCCGTCGAAGAGCAGCACGATGCGACCCTGCCGGAGCATGTAACGGAACGCCTTGAGGTCGATCACCTGCTCGCCGTGGTTGGCCAGGTGCGCGGCGACCAGCCCGTCCACCGAGTGCGCCTTGTCCAGCGCGCGCAGCTCCACCAGGATCGGGATCACGTCGGGCGCGGCGGTGGGCAGCCGGCGGGCCACCTCCCGCAGCGCGAACGTCTTGCCCCGCCCGAAGTCGCCGAGCACCAGCACGAACCGGCCGTCCGGGGCGGAGACCAGCTCCAGCAGCTCGTCCACCACGTCCTCGCGGACCCGCTGGTCGGCGCCGACCAGGTGCCGGTAGCGCTGCGGCACGTACTGCCCCGGCGGGTAGAGCCGGTCGGCCTGCAACCGGGCGGTCTGCGCCGCGACGTAGTCGCGCAGATCCAGCAGGCCCTGGAACTCGGTCAGGTGCAGCACGCGCACCCCGCGCCGCTGCGCCGCCTCGGCCAGCCCCCGGCCGATCCGGTCGCCGTCGTAGATCAGCTCGGAGGCGACGTCCGGGTCGGTGGCGTGCACCCGCCGGGCGAAGTCGTCGACGTGGGCGGCGGTCGGGGTCCCGACGTGCCCGCCGACCCGCTGCTGCCGGACCACCCCGTCGGCCCGGTAGGTGACGAAGAGGTGCGGCGGGTCGGCCGGCACCCGGCGGACCAGCACCCGGTCGTACCGTGCCTCGCAGACCTCGGCCAGCCGGTCCAGCAGCCGCTCCAGCGGCGTCGGCGCGACCACGGCCGGCGCGGCGGCCGGCACGTCGGGCGCGGCGACGCCCTGGGTCGGCCCCTCCACGGCGGTCGGCAGCCGCGGGTCGGGCACCTGCGCCGGGCCGGCCGCCCCGAAGGTGGCCTCCGACCGAGGCCAGCTCACCGCCGTCGGCTCGCCCACGTCGTGCCGGTCGTCGCGGCCGAGCACCCAGCGGGTCATCCCGTCGGCGGCCAGTCGCAGCACCTGCGCCCGGCCGTCCCGGGACGTGGTGGAGAGCGGCACCACCGGGTCGGCCGGCGCGCGGGTCGGCGCGACGTCGGAGAGCAGCAGGTTGAGCATCGGCCCGACGAGGCGGTTGAACGGCCCCCGGTCGCGCAGGGTCGTCCCGTCGGCCGCGACCTCGTCGGCGTACGGGGTGCGCGGGCCGGGGGCGTGCGCCATGGCGCCCAGCCGCAGCCAGCCGGACTGCTGGTAGTGCCGCAGGCGCTGGGCGAACCAGGTGGACTGGGCCTCGCCGAGGAAGCCGTACCGGTCCTCCTCGCGGTGGGTGACCGCGACGGTGGAGTTCAGCCCCGCCACCACGACCCGCAGGTCCGGCACCGGAAACAGCGTCCACGGCTGCTCGCTGTCGAAGATCCGGTCCTCCAGGCCCTGGTAGAGCTCGTCGAAGAGGCGGGCGTAGTGCCGCCACTTCGGCCAGTACGGCGGCTGCGGGTCGACGTCGTCGGCCTCGCAGGTGGCGAAGTACGCGCGGCTGGCGGCCATGGTGACGTCGCGGGGGCCGGGCACCACGACGAGCCGGTGCGGCTCCAACCCGAGCAGCACCCGCAGCCCGGTGAGGAAGCTCAGCGCGTCGGAGAACTCACGCGGGCTGCCCGACTCGGTCAGGTTGCCCGCCACCACCAGCAGATCCGGCCGGGGGACGCCGTCGTTCATCAGCAGCGTCAGGTCACCCATCAGGTGTTCCTGCAGTTCCCCGGGGGTGACCGGCGCGCCGGGCTCGATCACGCCCCGGCCGAAGCGCGGCCCGGCCACCTGGAGCACGGTCACGGTGGTGCGGGAGTCGGGCACCGCCAGCGCCGCGGGCGGGAACGGCGGCGGGTTGATCGGCGTACGCCGGGAGCGGCGCGGCGCGGGCACGCCCGCGGACGGCGCGGCGAGCACCCCGGCCGGCCCGGTCGGGTGGTGGGGGAAGGTCGGTTGCAGGACCGGCTTGGCCCGGCCGTCGAGCGCCTCCCGGATCCGGTCCAGCACCCGCCCCCGGGCCTGCGCCGGGTCGGTGACCCCGACCAGGTCGACGTAGGTGATGGTGGCGAGCAGGCCGTCGATCGGACAGTCCTCCACCCGGACGGTGACCAGCTTGCTGCCGGTGCCGTCGGGGTCGGCGCGCAGCGCGGCCTGCCACTCCAGCTTCCCGTACGTCGAGTGCAGGTAGCGCTCGGAGAGGACGGCCACCACGACGGCGGCCTCGCGGACGCCGCGGTCCATGAAGTCGATGAAGTTGGTGCCGGCGACGAAGTCCCACGCCTGGAGCAGAGTGCGGTAGCCGGCGGACTCGAACTCCCACGCCAGCCAGGTCGCCCAGCGCTCATCGGCCGGCGAGTAGCTGATGAAGAAGTCGATCGGGCGGTCGGACCGGGTGGGGTGCGCGCCTACAGCCACAGGATCATTATGGACACTCATCGTCAATCCGTGGACACCCTCGGCAGTCGGCCGGGCCGCGTCGGGCGCCGTCCGCGAGCCGGGCGTATGCGAGGATCATGTGTCGTGGAGACTGTCGGCGAGCCGCCGTCCGCCGCGCCGGACCGATCCCGCTGGGGCCGGCTGCACGTACTGGACTGGATCGCGATCGGGCTCGCCGTCGCCGGGGTGCTCTGCGTCCTCACCGGACTCCTCCCCCGCCCGGACGCCGAGGCCACCGTACGCCGGATCGTGCCGATCCTGATCTTCATCGGCACCGTGGTGGTGCTGGCCGAGCTGACCGCCGTGGCCGGGGTCTTCGACGCCCTCGCCGCCCGGGTGGCGATCGCCGCCCGGGGCAGCTACCGGGCGCTGTTCTGGCTCTGCGTCGCCTTCGCGTCGGTCACCACCATCGCGCTCAACCTGGACACCACCGCGGTGCTGCTCACCCCGGTGATGATCGCTCTGGCCCGCAAGCTCGGCGTGCCGCCGACGCCGCTGGCGATGACCACGGTCTGGCTGGCCAACACGGCGAGCCTGCTGCTGCCGGTGTCCAACCTGACCAACATCCTGGCCAGCGTCCGGATCGGGCTGGACCCGCTGCCGTGGGCCGCCCGGCTGTGGTGGCCGCAGCTGGTGGCCATCGTCATCACCATGCTGCTGCTCTGGTGGTGGTACTGGCGGCCGGCCCGGGCCGGCGCGGACCCATTCGTCCCGCCGCCCCCGCACGTGCCGCCCGACCCGGTGCTCTACCGCACCGCGCTGGGTGCCTGCCTGCTCTTCATCGCCGGCATCCTGGCCGGCGTCGAGATCGGACTCGCCTCCGGGGTGGCCGCCGCGATCCTGGTGGCCGGCTTCGCGATCCGGGCGCGGCACAGCCTGCGCCCGGCCCTGATCCCGTGGCGGCTGCTGGTCTTCATCATCGGGCTGTTCCTGGTGGTGCAGACCATCGGCCGGCACGGACTGGACACGGTGATGGGCGCGCTGATCGGCGGCGACCCGGGCGCCGAGGGGGCCTTGCGGGCCGGCGGCGTCGGCGCCCTCTTCGCCAACGTGGTCAACAACCTGCCCGCGTACGTCGCCGGCGAGGCGGTCATCGCGCCGGCCAACCACACCCAGCTGCTGGCCCTGCTGATCGGCACGAACGTCGGCCCCCTCGCGACGCCGTGGGCCTCGCTGGCCACCCTGATCTGGTACGAGCGCTGCCGCGCCGCCGGGGTCGCGGTGCCGCTGGGCCGCTTCGTCGCCACCAGCGCCGCCCTCGCCGCGCTGGCCACCGCCGCCACCGTCGCCGCCCTCCTGCTCACCCCGTAGCCAGCCGCCGCGCCTGCAGCTTCGGCCACCCACCCCGCCGCCGCGTCTTCCACGCGAGAAACGCCACCGCCAGCAGGGCCAGTAGCATCAGCAGGACCGGCACGAATGCGGGTACCACATAGGCGCGCGTCTGGTTGGCGACAACAGCCTGGCGGCGCGCGGACCGCGGAATGGTCACTTCCCACTCGAAGTTCGGGTCCGGATCCACCGTGAGCACCTGCCACTGCCGGCCGACGTCCACGCCGTGGACCGGTCCGGAAACGGCGCGGCCAGCGCGGGTCCACTGCCCCACGCACCGGCTGTGCCGCTGCTCCTGCCGGTCATAGGTGACATAGCAGTGGTCCACCGTCGCCCGCACCGAGTCGCCCGGCACCATGCCCGCGAGGTAACCCACCACCGCCACGGCCACCAGGGCACCCCCGACGACCGCCCGCCTGAATGACATCGCGCTCCCTCATCTACCGGCGGTGACGCCGATCATTGCCGGGCCCGCCGGCGCCACCGACAGCACGGCCGGGCGCTGAGGGTCCACGCCAACAGTAGGTGTCCGGCGCGCATCTGTGGAGGTGCGGTCGTCACGATCCGGCCTAGCCCGCACGCCCGCGGGACAGCGCAGCCATCGGCGGCCCTGCCGTCACCTGCTCTCGGTTCAAGGCGCTTCAGGTATCGACGGTACCGTCCATTGATCACCTGCTGTCTCGGTGCCCGACGTTCTCGCCAGACAGAGACCGACGGCGATGCCCGGTAGACTCGGCCGATGGCGAGATCTGCTGCGGTTCCGCTCGCTCCCGGGGTCTGGCGCATTCCCACCGTCGGCCGAGCCCTGGTCAACTCGTACGCCTTTGTCGGCGACGACGGCAGCGTCACGCTGGTCGACTGCGGGTTGAAACGGGCGCCGGCCCGGATCGTGCGCGGGTTGGCGGCCATCGGAAAGACCCCGGCCGACGTGACCGGGATCGTGCTGACCCATGCCCACCCGGACCACGCCGGTGGGGCCGCCGAACTGTCCCGGCGCACCGGCGCCCCGGTCGCCGCGCACACCGCCGATGTGCCGTACGCCGAATCCGGGCAGGTGCCGCCCCACGACCCGACGATCACGGCGGGACGGTTCCTCGCCCGGCTGGCCGGAGGCCGGTTCCCGGCCGTCGAGGTCGCCTGCCCACTGGCCGATGGCGACGTGCTGGCCGTCGGCGGTGGCCTGCGGGTGCTGCACACCCCCGGGCACTCCCCGGGGCACGTGTCGCTGTTGCACGAACCGACCCGGGTGCTGGTCACCGGCGACGCGCTCTTCAACGTGGCCGGGGTCCGCTGGCCGGTGAAGTCCTTCTGCACGGATTTCCGGATGACCCAGCGCACGGCTCATGTACTGGGCGAACTGGACTACGACGTGGCCGCCTTCACCCACGGCCCCGAAATCACGAACCGCGCCCGCGAGCAAGTCCGGGCCTTCCTCTCCCGTCTGCGCTGACCCGCACCCCACGCCGCTGGGCTTGTACTGCGAGGCCCATCCGTGGTCGTGCAGATGGTCGGTGCGGGCAGCGGTGGCAATTTGCCCCGCTCGGCCCTCCGCAGCCCTGGTTCAACGCGATGCGGCCCCGTCGCTCCCCATCTCGCTCGTGTGGCCGAAGCCGTTCGACCCAGTGTCGTCAGCAACCGCGTTAGCGCGAGGCGCCGCGGCGGGGGGTGGCACGAGGAACTGCCACGCTTCTATCGAGCCCGACACCAGGAACCAGACCGACAGACCGCCGACAAGATAGACACCGGTCTTCTCCGGCAGTGCGGCTGCCCCGGTGAGAGCCACGTAGCACACCAGCGAGATCGCGGAGAGCCGAAACTCCAGACGGTCGAACGGCGTGGGCTCGTCCGTTCGCGAATATGCGATCCAGTAGGACACGAGCATCACGAGGCCTCCAGCACCCACGACCGCCGAAGCGAGTCGCCAGGGATGGCTCGGCATCAAGATGACCAAACTGATTACTAGCGGTGTGGCGAACTCTGCGAGGGTGAACAGCGCGATGAAGTGTCGGAGGGTGTTGGTCCGCCAGGCGTCAGACTTGAGCTGGAAGACCAAGAACGCGATTGTCATCAGTGCCGTCGAGACACCCGCCATAGCTGAAAAGAAGCTGGTCCAGACGTCCATGGCTGACGCCCCCACTCCTTCTTAAACTACCGACCTGGTGGCGCGTACCACTGTAGACACCCTGCGCGAGCCGCAAGGGCTCGGAGTTGACTGCGATCAGGAGGACCAGGAGGTCACCGTTGCGATGACCCTCATTTTCGAGGTCCGCCATCTTCAAACGGACGGCCCGCACCGGGGAGGCGTCCTCTAGGCTTGGCTGCAGCCGATCCAGATGCGACCGATGAAGTTGATCGGGCCTGCGTCGTCTTGGTGGATGACGGAAACGTTCAGCGACTGAGTTGGAGAAGCATCATGAGGAAGATCAGCGCGGGACTGTTCATCGCGCTCGACGGCGTCGTCGAGGCGCCCGATCAGTGGCACTTCCCGTACTACAACGAGGAGATGGGCGCTGCCGTGGACGCCACCCTCGGCAGGGCCGACACGATGCTGTTCGGTCGCAGGACCTACGACAGCTTCGCCGGGGCGTGGCCCGAGCGGGAAGCGGCCGGCGGGGAGGACGCCCCGTTCGCCAAAAAGCTCGGCGACGCCCGCAAGATCGTGGTGTCGAACCAGCAGCTCAAGTTCGTCTGGCGAAACTCCGAGCAGCTGCAGGGCGACCTCATCGAGGCCGTCACCGCGTTGAAGAACGAAACCGCTGACGGCACCATCGGCATGAGCGGCTCGGTCTCCGTCGTCCGCCAGCTGCTGGCCGCGGGGCTGCTGGACGAGCTGCACCTGCTGGTGCATCCGATCGCCGTCCGCAAGGGCATGCGGCTGTTCGACGAGGGCGAGCCCCCGATCCCGCTCACCCTGATCTCGTCGCAGACCTTCAAGACCGGGGTCCTGAACCTCGTCTACTCCCCCGCCGAGTCGGTCGGCAACGCCAGCTATGAGGACGCCAAAGTCCACCTTCCCCAGCACGAACAGTAGAACCCGGGCCCCGCGCTCCCGCGCGCAGGTAGGTCGCCCCGCCCGTGCGCCACCAGCTCAGGTGCCGGTACCCGGATCTCGACCCTGCTGCGCCGTCAGGTCCGGCCGTCAGAGATCGGCGTTCAGCCGGACTGCGGGTAGCCGATGCCTGCGGTGCAGCTGTCGGTGCGAAAGCGACGATGACCTCGTCCGAGCCGAGCCTCCAGCGGCCGTCAGTCAGCACGCTCACCGCACCCACCCGAGGAAGCGTCAATGCAGCGCGCCTGCCGGGAGCCAGGTCAGGTCCGCCGAGGCGCGTACCAGTTGCGCGCCCATGTAGAGGGCGAGCGACACCGACGCGCCGTCGAACTCCGCGCGCAGCTCCCGCTGCCGGGTCCGGCACGGCCAGGGCGCGTCCCTCCTACAGCTCGCCCCGCGCCTGCCGGACGAGCACCTCCAGCACCGCGATACGGCGTAGCCGCCGGGCAACTCCCAGACCCATCGGTCGAAGACGAACCGATACCGCCGCATCAGCAACAGGTGCTCTCGTTTGTCCAGCACCGCCACATGCGACCATCCATCAAGGACAGGCTGAAGTCGAAGTGCGCGGATCCCTTACTGCGCGGCGACGGACATCCGCGCGCTGAGTTGGCCCTCGTTCCCGCTGCGATCCAGTCCGGACACGCAGTAGGAGAGCGGGCGGTCAGCCGGGGCGGTGGGGTCGACCCAACCGGTACCCCGGGTGGTGCCGATGAGCCGGGCCGCGTTGCCGTCCACGCGGTAGACGGCGAAGCTCGCGGCGCCGTCCCCGCGCCAGGTCAGCACCACCCCGCCGGCGTCCTCGCGCCGCGCGCCGGTGACCGCGGGTGCGGCCGGCGGCGCCGCTGGTAGCTGCGCCATCGCGGGCACCAGCGCCGGGCCGGCGTAGTGCGCCCCGCTGTACCGGCTGACCGCCCCGAGCTTGTCGGCGCGCACCTGCCTGGCGCTGAAGTGCACGCTCCCGCTCACCCCGTGCCGCCGGTTGAGGGCGAGCTGGCGGTCCAGCTCGGCCGGATCGCGCCAGGCGCCGCGCTCGCCCACCCGATAGTCGGCCTGGCCGATGTAGAGCTGCACCCGGGTGCCCCTCACCGTGGCCGCCCACCACGGCAGCAACTTGGCGTAGTCGGCCTTGCCGAACCCGATGTGCCAGTACAGCTGCGGCACGACGTAGTCCAGCCACTGCTCCCGGACCCAGAGTCGGGTGTCGGCGTAGATGTCGTCGTAGCTCTGCAGACCCGCGGTCGCCGAGCCGGCCGGGTCGGTGCGCTTGTTGCGCCAGATGCCGAACGGGCTGATGCCGAACTTCACCCACGGCTTGACCGCCTTGATCCGCTCGCTCATCTCGCGGACCAGCGTGTTCACGTTGTCCCGGCGCCAGGCGTGCTTGTCCGCGAACCGCCGGCCGTACCGGGCGAACGCCGCGCCGTCCGGGAAGTCCTGCCCGGCCTCCGGGTACGGGTAGAAGAAGTCGTCGAAATGGACCCCGTCGACGTCGTACCGCTGGACCGCCTCCAGCATCGAGTCCTCGACGAACTTGCGCGCCTCGGGGACGCCCGGGTTGAAGTAGAGGCGGCTGCCTGGGCGGTCGGCGCTGGGATAGGTCACCACCCAGTCGCGGTGCCACCGCAGCGGGTGTGTCGGCGCGAGCTGGTCCAGCCTGGGGCCGGGCCCGCCCACCGTGGCCGGCTGCCCGCCCCGGTACGGGTTGAACCAGGCATGGAACTCCAGGTTGCGGGCGTGCGCCTCGGCGACCATGAACTCCATCGGGTCCCAGCCCGGGTCGCGGCCGTCGCGTCGCCCGGTCAGCCACTCCGACCACGGCGCGTACCTGGACGGCCAGAGCGCGTCCCCGCTCGGCCGCACGTGCACGAAGACCGCGTTGTGGTTCCGCCGCACGGCCAGGTCCAGCCAGCCCCGGAACTCCGCCCGCACCGTGTCGGCCGGCAGTCCGCGCCGGCTCGGCCAGTCGATGTTGTTCACCGTCGTGATCCACATGCCGCGCAGCTCGCGGGGCGCCCGGGCCGGCCGGCCGGCGCAGCTGGGGGTGCCGCCCGCCGCGCCGAAGGCGGCCGCGTGGCCCGGCTCCGGTGCACCACGGTCGCCAACAACGCGATCCCGCTGCGACCAGGCGCCGACCCCGACCGCCACGGCGAGCGCGGCGACCACCGCGACGAGCGCCTGGGTACGACGGCGGTGGGCGGGGGGAGCGGGCGGAGCGGCGGCGGGCATTGGCCCAGTCTGCCCAATGCTGCCCTCGGGGTGAACCAGTTAGACCGTTACTTAACGGTCAGATAAGGCCTGCCACCAACGCTGTGTGACGTCAGCTGAAGCCTCGCCCTCGATGACACCGGCGCGGCGCGGCGCATCAGGAAGCTCGCGCGCCTGGTCGTTTGCACCCTTACCGCCCGAGATGACGCCGCCAGTGTGTCTTCTCCTCGCCGTCACCGCGGCGGGCTTTCTCCAATCGGACCGCGCCAGCCTTGCTGAGGATTACCGTACGTTAACGTGACCATCATTCGGGTTACCGCCCTCACGCTCAGCGCCATCCTGGTTCCGCCCGCTATCGCGGTCGCGCCACCAACGCGGGCGGCAGCCGCGCCGTACGTGCCATGCCCGGCCGTGAAGCCGCCGGTGCCCCCGCCTGCCATACCGTCTTCGCCTCCGGTCGACCCCGCCCAGGGGGCAGTCGGGGGGCAGGCGCTGGCGACGTCAGGACTGGCCATTCCTGCGGACGCGCCGATGGCGCCGGCTGTGACCGCCACCTCGTGGCTCGTGGCGGACCTCACCAGTGGTGAGGTTCTCGGCGGGTGCGGCTCCCACGAGCACCGAACGCCAGCCAGTGTGCAGAAGCTGCTGCTGGCGGCCGCCCTGATGCCCCGCCTCGATCCGGCCCAGGTCGTCGAGGTGACCAGGGCGGATCTGCACGATCTCGATCCGGCCAGTTCGCTGATGGGGGTGGCCGAGGGTGGCCGGTACTCGATCGAGAGCCTATGGCTGGGGCTCCTCCTCAGATCGGGGAACGACGCGGCCAACGTGCTGGCTCGCGTCGGCGGTGGCAACGCCGGTAGGCAGGGCGGAGTGCAGGCGATGAACGACGAAGCGCGCCGGCTGCGCGCGAACCAGACCCACGCTGCGACCCCCTCGGGCCTGGACGGCCCCGGTCAATACACCAGCGCATACGACCTCGCGCTGATCGCGCGGGCCACCTTCGCCCGGGAAGACTTTCGGCGGTACATCGCGACCAGGGTGGCGCAGATACCGGCACGGCCGGGAACGCCGGGGTTCGAGATCACCCACGACAACACGCTGCTGGGCATATACCCCGGAACGCTCGGTGGGAAGACGGGCTTCACCGACCTGGCTCGGCAAACGTACGTCGGCGTGGCCGAACGCAACGGCCGACGGCTCGCGGTGACCCTGCTCGGAGCCGAGACCGCGCCGCTGGGGAGTTTCGGAGAGGCGGCAGCGCTGCTCAACTGGGGCTTCGCTCTTCCTCCCGACGCGTCCGTCGGCCGCCTGGTCGCGCCCGAAGAAAAGAAGTACGACCGTCCCGTAGTCCCGGTCAAAGGCGAGCCCCATGGTCGGGCAGAGGAACCGTCATCGTTCTCGTTGCCCACCGGGCTCGGGCTCGGCGCTGCCCTCGTACTGGCCGTTCTGATCCTGGCGGCTCCGTGGTGGCGCACAGGTGCGCGGCGACGAGCTCGCCAACGGTAGGGACGTGGAGGCGGAGGAGGAGTTCCAAGCGGCACGCGCGCCATCAGGTCGCCACGGCCGTCGCGGGGATGTAACGCAGACCGGCCGGCGGCTGAGGGGAGCGCGACGGCCCGCGAAGTTCGGGATGCACGGCGGCGCAGAGCGGGTGCGGTCGATCGGGCCTCGGGCGGGCGCACGAGCGACGGCATGACGGGGCCGCCGCGGCCAGGGGCGTCACTTGGCGTAGTAGAAGTCCGAGGCCTCCCCCGGCCCGCGCCGGCGCCTTGATCTTCAGCGGCTGCCCGTGACCGAGCGAGCAGGTCGGTTGGCATGGCTGAGACCGGGTGGCAGATTTCAGGCGGGGCATGTGGGCCGTCCGCTGCCCGGGCTCTGAACGGCGTCGCCGGGCCTGGTGGCGTACCCGTCGGTCCGTCCATCCGCGACGGTGGCAGTCGGACGTGTCGGCTGCTGAGCTGAGGTCTCCGATGCGCGGCCGCGATCGGCCCGAGGCGTCCCGGTGGCGTCGCGAGCCGGCTCCCACGTCGCGTCGGACATGCCGGTCCGGACATCGATCACCAGCACCGCTCGAACTCGGTGCGGTAACCGGTTACAGTGCTCGGACCGGACCAACCGTGAGGCCTGGAGGTGCCCGGTGACGAACGTCAACGACCAGCAGCCGTCCGGCGCTCGATCCGATTGGGAGGCCCGGATCGCCCGGCGCAGCGACGACGGCGGCGTACGACCAGCACCGGAGCTGCCGCCGCCGGCCGGGCTGACCGCCCGCGAGGGCGTCGGCCACGTCCGCCTCTCCTGGCAGCCGGTGGACGGCGCCGTGGGCTACCTGGTGCACCGCGCCCCATTGGGCGACGGGACACCCGACGGCGGGTTCACCCCGGTCGACCACCTCGGCGGTGACGTCCTCGCCGTGCCCGACACCTGGCACGTCGACACCACCGGCGAGCCTGGCCGGCGATACGCCTACGCGGTCGCCTCGGTGCCGGAGGTGACACGCACCGGAACGCTGAGCGAGCCGGTGCCGGCCACGGCCCGGCCCGTCGGCGACGAGCCGCCCACGGTGTCGCTGCGGCTGGACGCCGCGGCCGACGGGTCGGCCCTGCACCGGCCGTGGCGGCCGATGATCGGCAGTGAGCGGCTGTCCCAGCTGCTGTGCCGGGACACCTCGGGCGGCCGGGAGATCG from Micromonospora kangleipakensis includes these protein-coding regions:
- a CDS encoding MBL fold metallo-hydrolase, encoding MARSAAVPLAPGVWRIPTVGRALVNSYAFVGDDGSVTLVDCGLKRAPARIVRGLAAIGKTPADVTGIVLTHAHPDHAGGAAELSRRTGAPVAAHTADVPYAESGQVPPHDPTITAGRFLARLAGGRFPAVEVACPLADGDVLAVGGGLRVLHTPGHSPGHVSLLHEPTRVLVTGDALFNVAGVRWPVKSFCTDFRMTQRTAHVLGELDYDVAAFTHGPEITNRAREQVRAFLSRLR
- a CDS encoding dihydrofolate reductase family protein — its product is MRKISAGLFIALDGVVEAPDQWHFPYYNEEMGAAVDATLGRADTMLFGRRTYDSFAGAWPEREAAGGEDAPFAKKLGDARKIVVSNQQLKFVWRNSEQLQGDLIEAVTALKNETADGTIGMSGSVSVVRQLLAAGLLDELHLLVHPIAVRKGMRLFDEGEPPIPLTLISSQTFKTGVLNLVYSPAESVGNASYEDAKVHLPQHEQ
- a CDS encoding glycoside hydrolase family 10 protein, with amino-acid sequence MPAAAPPAPPAHRRRTQALVAVVAALAVAVGVGAWSQRDRVVGDRGAPEPGHAAAFGAAGGTPSCAGRPARAPRELRGMWITTVNNIDWPSRRGLPADTVRAEFRGWLDLAVRRNHNAVFVHVRPSGDALWPSRYAPWSEWLTGRRDGRDPGWDPMEFMVAEAHARNLEFHAWFNPYRGGQPATVGGPGPRLDQLAPTHPLRWHRDWVVTYPSADRPGSRLYFNPGVPEARKFVEDSMLEAVQRYDVDGVHFDDFFYPYPEAGQDFPDGAAFARYGRRFADKHAWRRDNVNTLVREMSERIKAVKPWVKFGISPFGIWRNKRTDPAGSATAGLQSYDDIYADTRLWVREQWLDYVVPQLYWHIGFGKADYAKLLPWWAATVRGTRVQLYIGQADYRVGERGAWRDPAELDRQLALNRRHGVSGSVHFSARQVRADKLGAVSRYSGAHYAGPALVPAMAQLPAAPPAAPAVTGARREDAGGVVLTWRGDGAASFAVYRVDGNAARLIGTTRGTGWVDPTAPADRPLSYCVSGLDRSGNEGQLSARMSVAAQ
- a CDS encoding D-alanyl-D-alanine carboxypeptidase family protein produces the protein MTIIRVTALTLSAILVPPAIAVAPPTRAAAAPYVPCPAVKPPVPPPAIPSSPPVDPAQGAVGGQALATSGLAIPADAPMAPAVTATSWLVADLTSGEVLGGCGSHEHRTPASVQKLLLAAALMPRLDPAQVVEVTRADLHDLDPASSLMGVAEGGRYSIESLWLGLLLRSGNDAANVLARVGGGNAGRQGGVQAMNDEARRLRANQTHAATPSGLDGPGQYTSAYDLALIARATFAREDFRRYIATRVAQIPARPGTPGFEITHDNTLLGIYPGTLGGKTGFTDLARQTYVGVAERNGRRLAVTLLGAETAPLGSFGEAAALLNWGFALPPDASVGRLVAPEEKKYDRPVVPVKGEPHGRAEEPSSFSLPTGLGLGAALVLAVLILAAPWWRTGARRRARQR